GATGACCTGGAGAATTTAGTTCTGGAACCGTTACGCGAGGCGCAGGACGTGCTGCTGCGGCTCGCTTCCTGATGTGAAAGAGGGAGCCGGTATTCGCCCGGCTCCCAATCCTCTGAAAGACCCGGTACGTTAAAGCCGAGCGAGTAGCTTGGCCTTGAACGCCTTGAACTCTTCGTCGCCCAGCAGGCCCCGCTCCCGCATCTGGGCCAGGCGCTCCAGTTCGTCCATCACGGAGGGGGTGGCGGTTGGGGTTGGACCTGGGAGGGGTGCGGGCGCGTGGTCCTGCACGAACAGGTGCCTGAACTCTGCCAGATGGTCAATGACTTTCTGAGCGTTCAGGGCTCCGGAGTGAACGCTTAGGCCGCCCCACACCTCGAACTTCACTCGCTGCTTGACGCCGTTGATGCGGCAGATGACGACCACCGTGTTCTTAAGCCGGTGAACGTCGTTGTCGGCACCCCCGGCTATGAGACTACGCACCATGCTGACCTTAAAGTTATCGA
The window above is part of the Deinococcus metallilatus genome. Proteins encoded here:
- a CDS encoding SHOCT domain-containing protein; translation: MSFWKKVQEIGKKATEVAAELGTEGQKRLAEYQQQAEEQRKVAEAEQAARKAEQDALLAQHVPAVVKFNVSANYHGGYPGLPDIIDGGHLYLGQEELVWLKLPTVLRIPYLDIYDLDLDNFKVSMVRSLIAGGADNDVHRLKNTVVVICRINGVKQRVKFEVWGGLSVHSGALNAQKVIDHLAEFRHLFVQDHAPAPLPGPTPTATPSVMDELERLAQMRERGLLGDEEFKAFKAKLLARL